The Helianthus annuus cultivar XRQ/B chromosome 11, HanXRQr2.0-SUNRISE, whole genome shotgun sequence region GcttcaataaaaaaattaatatatggGCTTCAataaaaaattttgtttttaagttTACACAATCCTTATGTTTCAGTTTACTTTGATGTTAATTTTTAACATGGTAAGAAAATTGATCTTTATATCCAATAAAAATTGTATGTTTAAGTTTACACAAtcctttttttatatttaatcaaACTATTTTTATTTGCTTTAAAATTGATCTTTATATACAATCAAAATTGTATTTTTCAGTTTATAAATCACTCCAAACAAATATCAATTGAGAGGTATGGGTGGTGGTTATCCAATTCCTATTGAACCACAAGGATCAACAAACCCACCTCTGGTGTCAAACCCACCTCCGGTGTCAAACCCACCTCCGGTGTCAAACCCACCTCCGGTGTCAAACCCTCATCCGGTGACAAACCTTGAACACGATGATCCATTTGGTTGGACGGATGAAGAGTTGAATTGGGCGTATGACTATACATTCGCTCAACTACAATTTGGTGGACTACAAATTGAGGAGGGGCATCATCGTCCGGTGGCAAATACTCCTATACTGCCTATGCATCCTCCACCTTCAAACCCCCCTTATGTGGAAAACCACAGTCAAACACAAGAACTACCGAGCTGGGCTGAAGGGTACGAAACTGACCCTGGGGCGGTTTACGAACCACCATTGGATGAAGAAATGGTTTGGGAACCTTAGAACAACTTTTACATTTcctgtagttttttttttctcgaaTTAGTTTGAATCTTAATTATGTAAGTTTTAATTATGTATtactttaaatttaaatttgttgttgtttaattttaatcatgttttagtttaaatttaagtttctggaattttttttttttttagttaacTAACATTAAACACTTAATAGGATATGTCTGATCATTTTTCCGTTGAAGAATTTTCATCATTGACAAATGATAGAGCATGGTATAATATAATCTTTGTTAAGGTGGAGTTTATTTGGCATGACGTGGATGAAAAGAGATTAGTGGTTATTTTTCTTGATCAACACGTAAGAacattattttaatttactttGTGTTATACGAGTAAGCGTTTTTCCaccactaaatttcttttctttttagagACAAAAAATTGTTGCGTTCGTACCACAACGTTTGATACACATATATAACGACGCGGCATTGATGGGTGGTTTTTTTTCCTTAAATCATTTCCAAATTGAGAATCTCAAATATCATGAGTACCCAAAGTACCAGAATTACGTGTTAGTTTGGTCCGAGAAAAAAATTGTCATCAACTAATATACAAAGCTTTCTTCACTTATGCTTACGATTCCAAGGGGTGCTATTTTATATCCGTTGGTCCCTTCCATTATAGAATTGAAGCATGACAGGAGATCTCAAAAAATTATTGTTGGTACATATCCGACACTCtatctatatttttttattaaatatataaaagtttatatatgtatgtataatataGTGTATACGATTTGGGTGATTTTGTTATAGATGTGGTTGGGAGAATAATAGAAGGCAAACGTGATCGATGTTGTTTTGAACTTTCTCTTCGAGATAAGACGTAAGTTATTATTTATATTAACATATTACAAACATAATATTTACATTATATGTAAGTAAATATTATTATTAGCAGAAGTTTAATCCAAAATCGTAATATACAGTGGTCACACAATACAAATGTTTTTGTCCGCCCTGAAGCCTTCCGATGTTATACATACCATTCGAGCCGTGCAACAAAAGTCTATCATATATGTATCGCGTGTCAAGTTGGTTCATCTACCAGATAGTATGTTATGATTTACACATCAACATTCTAAAAATTAGTTAGATTTAATGGCTCATGTaatttaataaaagttatattttatttgttatttcagTTAATATTTTGAAGTCTACGGAGTTGAGTACGATTACGTATGAACCAGATATGGTCGAGGCACGGGATATTTAAATTATGGATCGTTATCCAAGTTTGTGTTTAAGTTAGAAACATTTGGTGTTGTTATATGTTTAGTTGTTGAATATTAAAGTCTCTCTTGATGTTTCTTATTTTGCTTTTTTTTCCCCTCATATTGAAGTAATTGTAGAAGTATATTTTACTTTGTCTAATCTTATAATATGATATTACAAGTATGTTATATTACTTGCTTTACACGTATTTTTCACCTAACTATAATCTTCTTAGATTGGACAACTAAATAATCATTGTCTATGTTAAACGAAGGTATAACCATGGCTGACCTTCCTGTTCATACAATCGTGTTTGAGATATTAACGAGGGTGCCAGCGAAGGATGTAGGTCGTTCTAAGAGTGTATGTAAGCAATGGTACGCGTTACTGTCAACACAAGATTTCGTAAGGATACATTGTTCTCGCTCATTAGTTTCATCTAACCAGAGAGTTCTACTAATTGACGACCTAACATGCTCTGTTCATCCGATCATCTTTCAATCCAATGACTATGGGCCAAGCTCCATAGTTACATTTCCATTCCATCACCATAATAATGATGTCTCAATACTTTCACATTTGAACGGATTGTTGTGTGTTTGCTTGAATCATACATACGAGCTGcttctttggaatccaacaacTACTGCTTTCAAGCATTTGTCAACCCCTGATTCTCATGGATTCTATATAAATAACCTTGATGCCATTGGTTTGTACGTTGACGCTGACGATGATTACAAGGTCTTGCATATAAAGCGTAGGAGTGGCGTACTTGGTGTCTATGTTTATTCTAGGGAAGTAGACTCTTGGAGAAATATTCCTTTCATAACAAGACAAGAGTACCTAAGCCCTCATTTCAATTGGTCAGCTGGCACATTTTGTGGTGGTACTCTATATTTCACTGTTTGCGAATGTTGGGTTGGAGGTACGAATGTGGTGATTTGTTTTGATGTTAATTCGGAGCAGTTCAAGGAGATAAGCTTTCCACCCGTTCCTTCTACAGGAATGGTTCAAGGTGTTTTAGTGAATGTAAAAAATGAGCTTCACATGTTTGCTAGCACTGGCATGTTTGAGATGACAATTGACCTATGGACGCTACAAGGGGATTACTGGATTAAGGTCTTATCATGTCCTCCGATCCCCCCGATATCATTGTCATTGTGGTGCGATATAACACATTATGTGACAAATGGTAATTGGTTTGTGATGACTAAATTAGGGAAGTTGTTTACAATTGAAATGGATATGAAGCCCTTCGAATGTTTTTATCCCGTTACTTGGTTTCGAGGTTTTAAGGGTGCGGTGTTTGTGGAGACCATTGTTTCACCAAGTATTTAGTTTGGCTTTCACTTAATGTTATCATTATGTATGTCAATATTTTAaggatttgtgtttttttttctctAAGTCATGATATTCGGCTTAAGTCATGTATTTTAATGTTATCATTATGTATTTCAATGTTATCATTCAGTTTGTTTTTCTCTAAGTCATGTGTTTGAATGTTGTAATGATTTGAGAAGTTCATCATCTATGATAATTCTCTTTTATTTAATTTGCAAGGTATTTGTCACTTTGTCAATTTACAATGACTAATGGACAACCAAACCATCGTAATCATGCTTCTAGCTCGAGCGGATCTACTAAAGCTGAAAAACGAAAAGAGTATCACAAAAGATACTATGCTGCACGCAAAGAAAATAACAAAGTATCTAAATTTGGGAGTGGTGATGGCTCCCAAAGTGCTTCATCAATATCTTTAATGAGTAATAGGTCAACAGAAAGGACGCCGTTAAGAAGTTTACAAAGTAATATTACTCAATTTACACAAACAACAAATGAGAACGCCTCAAGTGTTTCTACTATAAAACGCAAGGAGTACAATAAAGGATGTTCTAATACACGAAACGATAATGGAATGCGTATTTCAAATGGCAGTCAAGTCAACCAAACCCCGATAGATGATGTTACGCTGACAACCACATTCCCATCTGTAATTGACGAAGCTAGGCATAAAACATCACGAGGTTTCTATTTATTTAacaatgatttcttttttttttcgaaCTCGACAtcttttacaaccttcattactTAATAcaccaattttttaggttttcgaATTCATCCGCGTACTTTATTACCCCAATTTGCTGAAGTAATTGATCAACCTTCCTTCCAAGATGGGAGCGTGCAAGATGATCCTTATAATTTTGTTTACAATGGTGTACCTGGAGAGCATCATGTTTTAAAGGAACGAGGTGCATGTCCTAATTGTGGAGCAAAACGATTTCAGTATGAATTTGATACCTTTTGTTGTATGAGTGGGAAAACTGTGTTAGCAAACTTAGAAATTCCAGAGGAATTGTACCGACTTTTCACGTCTCAAGATGAAATTGGAGATATGTTTAGGCAAAACATCCGTGCTTATAACACCAATTTTTCTTTTGCCTCAATGGGTGTGACATTGGATGATACATTGAACAATATGAGAGACGGCGTATATACTTTTCGTGCACATAAAGGAATATATCACAGAATCGACCAATTAGTTCCGAGGGATGGGACCCCTAGGTACTTGCAGTTGTATTTTTACGATCCTGATACTGAGTTAGATCACAGACTCCGATGGCCAAATCTTGATCGGCGTATTACTCAGATTTTAACACGTGTTCTTTCTACAAACCCATATGTCGATACATTTAGAAGACTTGCGGAACTAGGACCTCTGGACAACTATAGAGTCACTTTGAATACTTCGGTTGAACTTGACCAAAGGGTGTACAACCGACCAACGACATCGGaggtatatataatattatattaattgCAATTATTTAATTGTATTGCTTATTTTACTTACTTATAGTTCACAATTATATAGGTTGCTGGTATTTGGGTTGAAGGTAATGACAATATCACTTCATATAAACGAAGTATTGTTGTGTACGGTAGGTCTGAATATAGTCAAACTATTCAGCCGTACTTCAGCTGTTACGATCCATTGTCGTATCCTCTATTTTTTCCTAATGGTGAGTCGGGTTGGCATGGTAACATACCACGTCAAGGAGTATCAATCAATGAGGTTCACAACAATGACAACATCGAAGGAGAAATGGAAGGTACCAACAATTTGTTATCCTTTTTTAAGTGAAGGTCATAAAAATAGCGTAatgagttttatttttattaactgtttgttTTTAATACATCTTGATCGTTCAGAGGCAAACACACGAAGTGGTAGAACAACCGTGGCTATGCGAGAGTACTACTGTTACAAGTTCCAGATTCGATCTACCGATAATCTGCTTTTGTTCGGTGGTAGGCTGCTACAGCAGTTTGTGGTTGATGTTTACATCAAAATTGAGACGTCACGCTTAGAATTTTGTGAGAGAAACCAGGCTAAGATTCGGGCCGAATTGTACCAAGGTATTGTGGATTGCGTCAATACTAGTGAGGTTCATGCAAACAGAGTCGGGAAAAGAATTGTGTTGCCTGCATCTTTCATCGGGGGGCCTCGCGACATGCGACGTCGGTTTCTAGACGCGATGACGTTAGTTCAAGATGACGGCAAGCTGATGTATTCCTTACAATGACATGTAATCCTAAGTGGCCTGAGATATGTGATAACTTACATGTTGGTCAAACTGCTACAGATCGTCCAGACCTTGTTTCAAGAGTGTTCCGGGCTAAATTAGAAGATCTTAAGGATCAACTCTTCAAGAAACATGTCCTCGGGGAAGTTAAGGCATACGTCTATGTCATTGAATTTCAAAAGAGGGGTTTGCCGCATGCACATTTTCTCCTAATCATGTACCCGCAACACAAGATCAATAACGCGGACCATTATGATAAGGTTGTGTGTGCTGAAATTCCTAACAAACTAACACATCCCAGATTGCATGAGATGGTTGTCAAGCACATGATTCACGGTCCTTGCGGCAATTTACGATCAAGCAGTCCTTGTATGCAGGGTGATCCTAAAATTTGTCGTTTTCACTATCCTAGACAATTTAACGAACAGACGACACAAGGAGAAGATTCGTATCCGTTGTATCGAAGGAGAGACACCGGGATAGAAGTGGACCTACGAGGACAAACACTTGATAATAGATGGGTGGTCCCATATAACCCAAGGCTTTTGATGATGTTTAACTGCCACATGAATGTTGAAGTTTGCTCAAGTATAAAATCTGTGAAATATCTTTTCAAATATGTTTATAAAGGACATGACAAACAGGTTATTCAAGTCGATCAAAGTGAGCCAGGGGTTGTTATTAATGAGATAAAAAGATTTCAAGATGCACGCTACATATCGCCCCCAGAGGCTATGTGGCGCATTTTTTCCTTCTctctttctcaaatctttcctGCTGTTCTAGCCTTACAACTTCATCTCCCAAATAATCAGATGGTTAGATTTAGAGATGATGACTTGATGCCTAATATTGTTGATAGGGAAAGGGATAAGAGAACCATGCTAACAGCATTTTTTGATCAGAATAGAAACGATGAAACAGCAAGGGTACATttgtataaagattttccaaaacACTATACTTGGAATGGAAGCACACGCCGTTGGAGTCGTCGTTTCGGTAAAAAACAAAGAGGTCGTATCGTTTCCGCTAATCCAGCCGAAGGAGAAAGGTACTACTTACGCCTACTTTTGTCAAATGTCAGAGGGCCTACTTCTTTCGAACA contains the following coding sequences:
- the LOC110888132 gene encoding putative F-box only protein 15; protein product: MADLPVHTIVFEILTRVPAKDVGRSKSVCKQWYALLSTQDFVRIHCSRSLVSSNQRVLLIDDLTCSVHPIIFQSNDYGPSSIVTFPFHHHNNDVSILSHLNGLLCVCLNHTYELLLWNPTTTAFKHLSTPDSHGFYINNLDAIGLYVDADDDYKVLHIKRRSGVLGVYVYSREVDSWRNIPFITRQEYLSPHFNWSAGTFCGGTLYFTVCECWVGGTNVVICFDVNSEQFKEISFPPVPSTGMVQGVLVNVKNELHMFASTGMFEMTIDLWTLQGDYWIKVLSCPPIPPISLSLWCDITHYVTNGNWFVMTKLGKLFTIEMDMKPFECFYPVTWFRGFKGAVFVETIVSPSI